The Cervus elaphus chromosome 9, mCerEla1.1, whole genome shotgun sequence genomic interval TAACTTTCTAAGGTTGAATAGCTAATAAGTGGGATTCCTGAACTCCAAACCCAGGTAATCTGACTCAAGAGTTTGTGCTCTTAACAACTCACTGTCCTACCTTGCAACTGGTAAATGAACATGGATGGTCCATCATGGAGGAACTTGCTTATAGCATAAACCTGATCAGAGAGGGAGAAATATGTAGCTCATTATTGCAGCTTTCCAATTGAACAGGAATAATCTGATAGAATATTAGAGGGTTGTAACTAAGCTAAAAGTTGGGAGGGTGGAGGAATTTTAACTTTGACTCCTAATAACTTTTGGTGTTCTGATAACATTTCTGTAAGTAGAAAATCCTGTTTCTCTACCATTAAGTTTTAAAACAGGACTCAAAGGATGCAGTTATAAAACTTAGAGCTTctacacatctttttaaaaatttttgttgaatacagttgctttgcaatgtagtgttagtttctgctgtatgaccATGACATCTTTGATATGTCTGTTTCAACATGTATATGGCTTTCTTTCTAGGTATCTTTTTCAGAACGAAAACTGCATTATCATATGTTTCAAGGATGGCTCTTCCTATCATTGTAAAATGGGGTGGACAGGAATATTCAGTGACCACACTTTCGGAAGATGATACTGTGCTGGATCTCAAACAGTTTCTCAAGACCCTTACAGGAGTGCTACCAGAACGCCAGAAGTTACTTGGGCTCAAAGTTAAAGGTAATATTCTCCCTTCTTCAAATTTATTGCattgatatatttataaatctttATATTAGCTATTATCAGTTCACCTTAATAAGTCTTTCCCCTTGGAGGTTTCTTTGATAGGGATATCCCTGGAACTATTTTAGTGATACAAGTAAGAATATTTAAGGATACTTGGAAATAACACCACTATTAAGATTACTTTTGATTTCCTCTGACAGTTGATGTTTGCTTGTTAAACCTTGGACATGGAAGTCCCAGGTAACGAGTGTAATTTGTAATATCTGTCTTCTGGTACAGTCTTTTCATTACAACTTGGGCCTTTTACTCTCTCCAAATTACCTTTTCTCTTTGGAAAGTAATAACGATTTAGAAATTATCAGCAATGTTCATATTCAGTTAAAAGGCACTTTTAaggtgtttgtgtttgttttatcaTTGAAGAGTGAGTTCTGAGTAGCAGCAGTAAATCTACAGTTATCCCAGACACTCAATTTTCAGGACTTTCTGGAAAACAGTTATCTTCATCTTGAACAACAGAATAAGAATAAAACATGAATTTAGTTAGTTGAATTAAAGATGTTGCTCTAAGATGGAGTTGGGGGGAAAAACCCAACCTTGTGTTAATTGCTCTTCATAGTGTGTTAGAAACTGCTAATTCAGCAGTAATAGTTTATTAATTTAAGGGAAAAGAACCTGCTCTGGGATCTTTTAATGTTAGGGTTTTGTATAATGGGATAGTGAAACCAGCACCTGAACTTTAGTGAGAAAACAGTCATTTGCTTATATTGTAGGCAAACCTGCAGAAAATGATGTTAAGCTTGGAGCTCTCAAACTGAAACCAAATACTAAAATCATGATGATGGGAACTCGTGAGGAGAGCTTGGTAAATGTTTACTTTTGTTACATTTGTCCCATTGaagatgtgtgcatgcttagtctctcagtcatgtctgactctttgcgaccctatgactatagccccccagactcctctgtccatgggatttttctggcaagaataccggagtgggttgccagttcctcctccaggggatcttcccagcccagggatcaaacccacttctccttcattacaggtggattctttaccattctttaccactgagccaccgaggaaccTCTCCCTTTGAAGATGTTATGATTTATGTCACACTGTTAAATCAtagttttaattgtggtaaaattgtCAGTTTAATCGTcaatagaaagtgaaaagtgcacAATGAATGTGGTATTAACTTAGCAGAAAGCAAACACTGGGGAACTTGTCAGTGTACACAGGCAGCTTTTAGTATAGTAGTGCTAATGGTCAAATTTAACGTGGTAAATCTGCCCAGTGAACATACATAAAATGTGAAAGTTTTCCCATAGCGTGTGCTTGCAAGACTCTTGGACTCAATTTGTGCCTCTTAATTTTTTATGCTATGCATCTATTTGTTATGTTAAAGATAATATGGTAAAGCAAAACCATTTTTCGTCTTAATAGGAAGATGTCTTAGGTCCACCTCCTGACAATGATGATGTTGTTAACGACTTTGATATTGAAGATGAAGTAGTTGAAGTAGAAAATAGGTGAGTGCTTTTCATCATCAAAGGGAATTGGTTGTAATACAAGAAAAAGTGAATCTttcatctgattttatttttcgtTAGGGAGGAAAACCTACTGAAAATTTCCCGCAGAGTAAAAGAGTACAAAGTGGAAATTTTGAATCCTCCCAGGGAAGGGAAAAAACTTTTGGTACTAGATGTTGATTATACATTATTTGGTAAGTCAGCTGAAACTGTGTTTCATCGTCTGTTACCAGTAACAGCATTTTCccctttgatttgtttttttccttgcaCTATGAATTACttgaaagcatttctttttattttaaaagtaaatcatTTATTGTAAGCAAAAAAAGAAGTCATATGTAATCCCAAGATCCAGATATCTTTTTTTATGTGTTAATTTCCTGGATGTTTATATGTATATCCTTTTCATGTTTACTTAATGATATGTTCAACATTTCAGTCATTTGTATTCATTGTgagttaaatatatgtatttttttggtCTGGTGATTTTCTAGTTTATGAATATGTGATAATTTAATCAAGCCGTTCcctatttattaacattttataaggattatttaaaaatcatttttgataGTTTATTCCTGGTTTTCTATTACGTTCAAGACAGATTCTTGAATTTAAGAATTTGACATTTGATATTTCATgtcaacaaaaaaagatgttcatttcATCCTTTAATATTGCAGAAATAATTAGTTAACTCCTGACATTAAAATGAGCATATTTACCTCTAATCCTAACCTTTAAGTACATGTCATTAgtgtacatttattttaaaatttgattagtAAATTAATTGAATCTGTCACTTTGGTGAAATGTGATTATATTTGGAAGGTGAATGGCTAAAAAGTGAGTATATCTGGCCCTAGTCTGTTTTTCATATCCTAAAATAAGATCTATGTTTTAGAGATTAGATGAGAAGAAAACTTACTGTTTATTATATAAGCCTGAATTCTGGGTATTGGCTCTTTGCTAATTGAACAGAATTGATCAGTTAAAATTGGattgcaagaatactgaattgtgTGCTTTGAAGATGTCCCTCTGTCAGCTGATAGAAGTTAGTCTGAAGTAGTTAGTATTTTGAGTGTTTCTGTTATATTTCAGAAGTTTAATCAATATTAGATACTTGTCCATGATAATAAACTAATCATCATCTCTAACTGATTTTCTTTTAGACCATAGGTCTTGTGCAGAGACTGGGGTAGAATTAATGCGGCCATATCTTCATGAATTCCTAACATCTGCATATGAGGATTATGACATTGTTATTTGGTGTAAGCTGTATTTCTTCTTTAGATTTTCATGAAAATAAGGTTGTTGCTTATATTACTTTGCTTTATAAAATgtgacttaaattttattttgcaaatttcTGATGAAGCATGTTTGATACTTTCATTCATCACAGTATAAACTTATACGTGTATTTGCCAATACCACTGAAATACTTAAATGTAGGAAGAGGGTAGTATATAGTGTGAAATAAAATGGCCTGTTTTCACAAGACCCCACCTTGATAAGGgtcttttctttctgatatttgcTATAGAATCTTTGATGTTTTAGTATAATgttgctttctcctttcttcactATTCTAGTCTTAGAACATTGGAGAAACATATGtattaaaacaaatttacagtGATATAGTTCAGAAATAAAGGCAATGTGAATTTACTTAGGGAAAATTAGTAAGTGGGTTAAAGCAGTGTGACTCAAGTTGTGGTCTGCCATTCCAGGAACTTATAGGTCTATGATAAGAGTGAGTTTGCTCCAGAAAAGTAAATTTACTGCATTACTGAGCACACTGTTTAGTTCAGGTGACATTGTATTTTTGTGGCATGATTTTCTGAAAAGGAAAGGGGAGTGGTGTATTGATTTGCATGTCACCTTCCCACAAACATTTTAAGTTTTGGCAATGTCATAAGCAGAAAAGAGCTATCCTAATTGTGAATTAAGTAAACTCCCATCAGCTAAAGATGGTACATTTAACTGTACTAGGTTACTGATTATAGAGGCTACATACTTCTGCAGTCTGTaaatttcctttgtattttctcTTATAATCAGAGTATTTCAATAGTTTAGTATTAATATGAGTACATGTCCATTATAACTACatatatagttaaatatataattttctgatttttgagatacagaggagaaaacttccTGAAAAACAGTTTTGTGTTCAGCAGTTCTGACTTCTGAGATGACATTTGAGAAAAACGTTTATCCTCTAAATGTTATTAGAGTAAACTTAGGAATTTTGAGAACGTTTTAcaatcatatatttaaaataggttatttttataaatttcatagTAGTACATTGAAAAGGGCATCTCATTTTGTAGCTAAGTAGACTAAGGTTTTAGTTCTGGCTCTGACCTTATTGATACTGGGCAGATCAGTTCATCGCTCAGAGCCTTAGCTTCCTTATCTGAGAAATGAAGATAAGGAAACCTTTATTACAGGGTAGttataagaataaaatatcaatatagCAACTAGTAATGTGTCTGACGTGTAATAATTGCTTAATAGTCAGAAATCCTTTTTATTAGCTGagaatctttttgtttttcatctggAATTACAGATTCAAAATATAtactgaattaaaaaattatttttccctatCACATGATTTGTTGTCATTGTAGACACATCATTCTCTAAAATTTTAGTTCAGCTGACCAATTTTGCATGTAAGGTGACTTTGGTTCTTTTATGTGTGCTAAAGATTTTTATTCCGAGAACTTAGGTGCCTCATTTGCCCTTAAAAAATAACATGCATGCGTATGTATACACACTTTAAATAATTGAACTCCCTTTTCCCTTTTGAAATGTTTTGCTCTGTAATACCTATGTAGTTTAGTCCAGTAACTTGAGATGAGTAATGCACATGAAGCTGAAGGTTAAATTTTAATGTCAGTGATCTCAAAGTGGTTGGGAACTGGCAGTGAGCAGGTACATGACATAGATGCAGTTTATGAATTTAGTTGTCTCAGACTTGTTAAAAGCTGCTGGACTCAGTGATCACCAAGTTTGCTGGGCCtggaaaaattctaattttcattaGCTTATattgacatacatacatattcatcTGCTTATattgacatacatacatacacacgccCACACCCAcacaactccccccacccccacctgtgtATTACCTGGCAGGGGGAACATAGAAGAAAATGGAGATCCAGGCACCCTAAATTCAGGTTTAGAACTGATGGAGAATAGTAGCAGGGCTGTTTTTAAAAGGGTGATTAGGTCTTGAGTTATGAATTTCCTAGGTTGAGAGTTCCTTTGAGCATTGGTGACCAGTATcttttagagaagagttaaaagTTGTTGTCTTGAAGACACagtaaaataagtttatttttataaaaaattaaaagaaaattaaccaTAAATTTTGCTAGGGATTATTTGTGATGTATTTGAACTTTTAGTATTGCTTAGAAACTAATTTATacagaagaaagattttttttaaattaagttcaaACTTTTCATATATATTGTGTTATCATTCCTCATGTTTTAGCTGCAACAAATATGAAGTGGATTGAAGCTAAAATGAAAGTAAGTGTTAGAAAACAATCCATTTAAGAACATTTTGAAACTGCATTTGTCTTCTTAGAAAGTCCTGAATTAAATTAATTTCATTGTCATTGGAGGACATTTAGTAGCAAAACAAATGTCAGTATCAGGAGTTAGAGGTGTTTTTCAAGTCTGCTTAGTGGTGATTTGCTTTGATTACCTATGTCTTTTTCAAGATAAAGTACAGCAAAGCTCCTGTTCCTCTTGCCCTCATTTTACGCTAAcgctttattttccttcttttgtctgGTGTGTGATGCTTAAAGGAGTGATGCTCTTCTAAAATAGTGAATTAGGAAGTAACCTGTTTCTGGTAGTATATTGAAAAGGGCCCCTCATTTGGAAGCTAAATAGACTGGGGTTCTTTGGACTACCATTTACTGAATCTGCTTAGTGAAACTAAATGCTTGCCAGTTGTTGATCAAGATGTGGTAGCCAGGGGGATAGAAAGATGGTGTAATAGGAAATTATGCTGGACAATTCATAAAGCCTGGGATTGTccacattattatattttaaccgtgtgaacatttatatttataggaGCTGGGAGTGAGTACAAATGCAAATTACAAGATTACGTTCATGTTGGACAGTGCTGCTATGATAACAGTGCATACTCCAAGGAGAGGATTAATAGATGTAagaagtcatttttcttttattttaaagacttgCTTGTTTTCTGATATACTATTTGCATTTATATTGATGGAATAAACTATACAAAGAGGTTAGAAATCCGAGTGGATCATAGAGTATCAATTGAGTTTTGACAGAGGAAGCTGTATTTCAGGTTAATTTGAATTTTAGTGACAAAATTAAGAAGCTTAAGGAAGGGCTGTCAGGAAAAGTCATGGTTAATCGTCCCATGATGATAGCAGCACAGTGTTGCTAAAGACAGAGTAGATGAGAAAAAATACTGGATATCTTCAGGGAAGATAgtagaaacagacaaaaacataCTTGTCTTGGCCGTGTATGAAACTGATAAATAAAAGCAGATGCATCATGATGCATGTCTTTGGGGTGACATATGTGAAGgcctaaagaaaataagaagaacCATCAAAAAAGATTTGTGCCCGAAAAGATTAGGGTTCTTCACTTTGTCTACTCATCAAGTAACTAGTTATATTATGAGCTTCTAGTGTCTGCAAAGCCCTGCAATGGGCACTGTTGGGAATAAAGAGATGAGAACACATGGTCCATGCCTTTTGGAAACACACAGACTAATAGGAATTGGGGAGAACTTAGCAAATTAGGAAA includes:
- the UBLCP1 gene encoding ubiquitin-like domain-containing CTD phosphatase 1, producing MALPIIVKWGGQEYSVTTLSEDDTVLDLKQFLKTLTGVLPERQKLLGLKVKGKPAENDVKLGALKLKPNTKIMMMGTREESLEDVLGPPPDNDDVVNDFDIEDEVVEVENREENLLKISRRVKEYKVEILNPPREGKKLLVLDVDYTLFDHRSCAETGVELMRPYLHEFLTSAYEDYDIVIWSATNMKWIEAKMKELGVSTNANYKITFMLDSAAMITVHTPRRGLIDVKPLGVIWGKFSEFYSKKNTIMFDDIGRNFLMNPQNGLKIRPFMKAHLNRDKDKELLKLTQYLKEIAKLDDFLDLNHKYWERYLSKKQGQ